In the Caenorhabditis elegans chromosome X genome, one interval contains:
- the F13E6.2 gene encoding Adenylate kinase isoenzyme 5 (Confirmed by transcript evidence) — MSGPSEARIYLQDHRIPQLFEGLMTGLIYSRPADPLKFLEESIVKIRSTPGITLSWDMFIGPEAGTQGRQYPPGAPHLNRRTSQNQAARPSTNQQTATQPQITTNAIEDTQESNSAEPEISREPSRTNTVEHRTPEPRLSLDDSKEEEMVVHRIPSVTRAAEVARIPDVPIILFMGGPGGGKTRHAARVADSLADNGLVHICMPDIIRTALGKYKDKYPEWKEANEHYIRGELIPNQLALTLLKAEMGRHPDAMGFFLEGYPREARQVEDFERQVKSVNMALILDYDERTLREHMERRGLGMEIIDQKIKEFKQKTLPSAKYFDDQKLLHLIPGEKDDQVIYEKMKALVVKALETGVPVLAALPPMAADRHHIASPAAPESVIPSPIMAESELTNSVLDTNVANHETINHDLSTSAIREPRSVAQTPLHSSGSGAGGGGGDVESKPATPAVQTPDESRATSTARSRESARKEKLATPDSKNAADTRNKTSSNGSSEIVSAAELGEPVGLPNNAPVILVLGAPGSQKNDISRRIAQKYDGFTMLSMGDILRKKINNEKNDEMWDKVSKKMNNGDPIPTKMCRTVLYEELHSRGTSNWGYVIEGYPKSPDQLVDLEHSLQRTDLAILIDCTEQFCLEVINKRNRENKRSDDDSDAVRSRMEYFKKNTLPMLKTLDDKGKLRVVDGDADPDTVFKEVVQVIDRTLYVEDDGDGTSLGDSKKGTLNSSLNSST, encoded by the exons ATGAGCGGGCCCTCTGAAGCTCGGATTTATCTGCAGGACCATCGGATTCCACAACTATTCGAG GGACTGATGACTGGTTTAATCTACAGCCGACCAGCAGATCcgttaaaatttcttgaagaATCGATTGTGAAAATACGTTCAACGCCGGGAATCACATTGTCGTGGGATATGTTCATAGGCCCCGAAGCAG GCACTCAAGGAAGACAATATCCACCGGGTGCTCCTCATTTAAATCGTAGAACTTCTCAAAATCAGGCAGCTCGACCTTCCACAAATCAGCAAACAGCAACTCAACCTCAAATTACAACGAACGCCATAGAAGACACTCA GGAATCTAATAGTGCGGAACCTGAAATATCACGAGAGCCTTCAAGAACAAATACCGTTGAACACAGAACTCCAGAACCACGATTATCATTGGACGACTCAAAGGAAGAAGAAAtg GTGGTTCACAGAATACCTTCAGTTACCAGAGCTGCAGAAGTTGCGAGGATTCCAGATGTTCCAATAATCTTGTtcatgg gtGGACCCGGTGGAGGGAAAACGAGGCATGCAGCGCGCGTTGCTGACTCTCTTGCTGATAATGGATTAGTGCATATTTGTATGCCAGACATTATCAGAACGGCTCTCGGCAAATACAAAGACAAGTATCCGGAATGGAAAGAAGCGAATGAGCATTATATTAGAG GGGAATTGATTCCAAATCAACTGGCTTTAACATTATTGAAAGCAGAAATGGGAAGACATCCCGATGCAATGGGATTTTTCCTTGAAGGGTATCCTAGGGAAGCTAGACAAGTCGAAGATTTCGAACGTCAG GTAAAATCAGTCAATATGGCTTTGATACTGGATTATGACGAAAGAACCCTCCGAGAACACATGGAGCGTCGAGGTCTTGGCATGGAAATAatagatcaaaaaataaaggagttcaagcagaaaactCTTCCATCCGCAAAGTATTTTGATGACCAAAAGTTGCTTCATTTG ATACCTGGTGAAAAAGACGACCAAGTCATTTATGAAAAGATGAAGGCTCTTGTGGTCAAAGCGTTGGAAACGGGAGTTCCGGTGTTGGCAGCGTTGCCACCCATGGCTGCAGATAGACATCATATTGCAAGCCCAGCAGCTCCCGAGTCAGTCATTCCTTCTCCAATAATGGCTGAATCCGAACTAACAAATTCAGTTCTAGACACCAACGTTGCCAACCATGAAACCATTAATCAT GATTTGTCAACGTCAGCAATTCGGGAACCACGGTCTGTTGCTCAAACACCTCTTCACTCGTCTGGATCAGGAGCGGGAGGTGGAGGGGGAGACGTAGAGAGTAAGCCAGCAACTCCAGCAGTTCAAACGCCTGACGAAA GTCGAGCCACTTCTACTGCAAGATCTAGAGAGTCGGCAAGAAAAGAGAAATTAGCAACACCAG atagTAAAAACGCTGCTGACACAAGAAACAAAACCTCATCAAATGGTTCCTCAGAAATTGTTTCAGCCGCCGAACTGGGTGAACCTGTGGGTCTTCCGAATAACGCTCCAGTGATTTTGGTGTTGG gaGCTCCCGGATCTCAGAAAAATGATATCAGCAGAagaattgctcaaaaatatgaTG GCTTTACTATGCTCTCCATGGGtgatattttaagaaaaaagataaataacgaaaaaaatgacgaaatgTGGGACAAAGTTTCGAAGAAGATGAATAATGGTGATCCAATTCCTACG aaaatgtgcaGAACGGTACTCTACGAAGAACTTCATAGTCGAGGCACGTCTAACTGGGGATATGTAATTGAAGGATATCCTAAATCACCGGATCAATTGGTCGATTTGGAACACTCg CTTCAACGTACCGATTTGGCAATTCTCATCGATTGTACAGAACAATTCTGTCTTGAGGTGATCAACAAAAGAAATCGTGAGAACAAGAGATCAG ATGATGATTCGGATGCAGTTCGATCTAGGATGGAATACTTCAAAAAGAATACTCTTCCCATGTTGAAAACATTAGATGATAAAGGCAAACTTCGAGTG GTTGATGGAGATGCAGATCCAGATACTGTTTTCAAAGAAGTTGTTCAAGTTATTGATAGAACACTCTACGTTGAAG ACGATGGTGACGGAACAAGTCTCGGAGATTCTAAAAAAGGAACATTGAATTCATCTCTCAATTCATCTACTTGA